One Psychrobacillus glaciei genomic region harbors:
- the odhB gene encoding 2-oxoglutarate dehydrogenase complex dihydrolipoyllysine-residue succinyltransferase: protein MADIIVPELAESITEGTIAQWLKQPGDTIEKGEFIVELETDKVNVEVISEEAGVVSELLAAEGDTVQVGQVIARVGAGSGSAAPEPVAETKAPEASAQIEAPKAAPVAVETTSEQDRTIASPAARKLAREKGINLSEISPVDPMGRVRVQDVSAHGTAPAPTKAAPTTAATATPEDDGRFTREKMSRRRQTIASRLLEVRQSTAMLTTFNEIDMTNVMALRSRKKDKFFDDHDVRLGFMSFFTKAVVAALKKYPYVNSQIDGDYIVKNNFYDIGIAVSTEGGLVVPIVRDADRKNFAEIEDNIGQLAKKARDNKLALSDMSGGSFTITNGGVFGSLLSTPILNGTQVGILGMHTIQKRPIAVGEEIQIRPMMYVALSYDHRVIDGKDSVGFLKMVKELLESPEDLMLNS, encoded by the coding sequence GTGGCAGATATTATAGTTCCAGAATTAGCAGAATCAATTACAGAAGGTACCATTGCACAATGGTTAAAACAACCAGGAGATACAATTGAAAAAGGTGAGTTCATTGTTGAACTTGAAACAGATAAAGTAAACGTTGAAGTAATTTCTGAAGAGGCTGGAGTTGTAAGTGAATTACTTGCAGCAGAAGGGGATACCGTTCAAGTAGGTCAGGTAATTGCGAGAGTAGGAGCGGGATCTGGATCAGCCGCACCTGAACCAGTTGCTGAAACAAAAGCACCAGAAGCTTCTGCACAAATTGAAGCACCTAAAGCAGCTCCTGTTGCGGTTGAAACTACATCTGAACAAGATCGTACCATTGCAAGTCCTGCTGCTCGTAAACTTGCTCGTGAAAAAGGCATTAACTTAAGTGAAATTTCACCAGTTGATCCGATGGGACGCGTACGTGTTCAAGACGTATCAGCTCATGGAACAGCACCGGCACCTACAAAAGCAGCTCCTACTACAGCAGCTACCGCTACACCAGAAGATGATGGTCGTTTTACTCGTGAGAAAATGTCTCGCCGTCGCCAAACAATTGCTTCTCGTTTATTAGAAGTAAGACAAAGCACTGCTATGTTAACGACATTCAATGAAATTGATATGACGAATGTAATGGCATTACGTTCTCGTAAAAAAGATAAATTCTTTGATGATCACGATGTACGACTTGGCTTTATGTCATTCTTTACAAAAGCTGTTGTTGCTGCACTTAAAAAATATCCATATGTAAACTCACAAATTGACGGAGATTACATTGTTAAAAACAACTTCTATGATATCGGAATCGCAGTATCAACTGAAGGTGGATTGGTAGTACCAATCGTTCGTGATGCAGATCGTAAAAACTTTGCAGAAATCGAAGATAACATTGGTCAATTAGCGAAAAAAGCGCGTGATAATAAATTAGCTCTTTCTGATATGTCTGGTGGATCATTTACAATCACAAACGGTGGTGTATTCGGTTCATTACTCTCTACTCCTATATTAAATGGTACGCAAGTTGGTATCCTTGGAATGCATACTATCCAAAAACGTCCAATCGCTGTTGGAGAAGAAATTCAAATTCGTCCAATGATGTATGTGGCATTATCTTATGACCACCGCGTAATTGACGGAAAAGATTCAGTTGGATTCTTAAAAATGGTAAAAGAACTTCTAGAAAGCCCAGAAGACTTAATGTTAAATTCTTAA
- a CDS encoding toxic anion resistance protein produces the protein MNEKLASSNNDFLMDELLDSPFEMTSSKEQSLTTNTTEPTPTKLIDRLSEVEQQKARQLAEQIPAGNYEAILTYGANAQTELSRFSQQMLDHVQKRDIGPVGDILGDLMHKLSEINPEELSAPKKSGIKKLFHRVNRSVQEMMTKYQKLSTQIDRIGIQLEHSKRGLVEDVHMLDKLYEQNKTYFQALNVYIAAAELKKEEITNVTIPELRKKAEISNDQMAYQEVNDMAQFLDRLEKRAYDLQLSRQITIQSAPQIRMIQQTNQTLAEKIQSSIMTSIPLWKNQIAIALTLNRQQKAVEAQKQVTKTTNDLLLKNSEMLKVNSIETAKENERGIVEIDTLKKTQENLLQTIEETLRIQADGRVKRKAAEIEIGRMEEELKQRLLLIAEQSQNRPS, from the coding sequence ATGAACGAAAAACTAGCGAGTTCAAATAATGACTTTTTAATGGATGAATTATTAGATAGTCCATTTGAAATGACATCATCAAAAGAACAATCCCTCACAACTAATACAACTGAACCAACTCCAACAAAACTGATTGATCGTTTATCAGAAGTGGAACAACAAAAAGCTCGTCAATTGGCTGAGCAAATTCCTGCGGGTAATTATGAAGCAATTTTAACGTATGGAGCAAATGCGCAAACGGAGCTTTCCCGTTTTTCACAACAAATGTTAGACCATGTGCAAAAGAGAGATATTGGTCCAGTTGGTGATATTTTAGGCGATTTAATGCATAAGTTATCTGAAATAAATCCAGAAGAACTTTCTGCTCCAAAAAAATCAGGTATAAAAAAACTTTTTCACCGGGTAAATCGTTCTGTACAAGAAATGATGACGAAATATCAAAAACTGAGTACACAAATTGATCGAATTGGTATTCAACTAGAACATTCCAAACGTGGGCTAGTAGAAGATGTTCATATGCTGGACAAACTTTACGAACAGAATAAAACCTACTTCCAAGCTTTAAACGTTTACATTGCTGCTGCGGAATTAAAAAAAGAAGAAATAACGAACGTAACTATTCCCGAACTCCGTAAAAAAGCAGAAATTTCCAATGATCAAATGGCTTATCAAGAAGTAAATGATATGGCACAATTTTTGGATCGATTGGAAAAAAGAGCTTATGACCTACAACTGTCTCGACAAATTACGATTCAAAGTGCGCCGCAAATTCGTATGATTCAACAAACAAACCAAACGTTAGCGGAAAAAATACAATCGTCTATTATGACATCTATTCCACTTTGGAAAAATCAAATTGCGATTGCCTTAACACTTAATCGCCAACAAAAAGCAGTAGAAGCACAAAAGCAAGTGACAAAAACAACGAATGATTTACTATTAAAGAATTCTGAAATGTTGAAAGTAAACAGTATTGAAACGGCAAAGGAAAATGAACGAGGTATTGTAGAAATAGATACATTAAAGAAAACGCAAGAAAACCTTCTACAAACAATCGAAGAAACACTACGTATTCAAGCAGACGGTCGTGTAAAACGAAAAGCTGCAGAAATAGAAATCGGTCGAATGGAAGAAGAACTAAAACAACGTCTACTTCTTATAGCTGAACAATCACAAAACCGTCCTTCCTAG
- a CDS encoding DUF6501 family protein produces the protein MIHNNWVTSPTLKTVTCVHTDAKKFLVSNVLTVGKTYEVKNETEEFLFVIDNTGKIGGYYKEYFQ, from the coding sequence ATGATACATAATAATTGGGTTACTTCACCAACACTTAAAACAGTTACATGTGTTCATACAGATGCAAAAAAATTCTTAGTAAGTAATGTACTAACTGTTGGAAAAACATACGAAGTAAAAAATGAGACAGAAGAGTTTCTATTTGTCATCGATAATACAGGTAAAATAGGTGGCTACTACAAAGAATATTTTCAATAA
- a CDS encoding ATP-binding protein: MIDLIEKEKKIRLNRNHSEGDRQLIGTGGYVSPNEHLLDDVLIAVTLKKPILLKGPTGAGKTKLAETVSQIFSQPVQSINCSVDLDAEALIGFKTIVLKDGLNSIEFVEGPVIEAMKKGHILYIDEINMAKSETLPILHSVLDYRRMLTNPFTGEVIKAHPDFSVIAAINEGYIGTTPMNEALKNRFVSFSIPYISGELLEKLWEDLYPYAPKELHTLMLNLADDLMEQVKQGLLSEEAASIRSLQHAMELSQFIEPLRAITYAIAEKLEDEQEKKLVLELASSWMR, from the coding sequence ATGATTGATCTGATTGAAAAAGAAAAAAAGATTCGTTTAAATAGAAACCATAGCGAAGGAGATCGTCAACTAATAGGAACTGGTGGGTATGTTTCTCCAAATGAACACTTATTAGATGACGTGTTAATTGCCGTAACATTGAAAAAGCCCATTTTACTAAAAGGTCCTACAGGGGCAGGGAAAACAAAGCTTGCCGAAACAGTATCTCAAATTTTTTCGCAACCGGTGCAAAGTATTAACTGTTCTGTAGACTTAGATGCAGAGGCATTAATAGGATTTAAAACAATCGTTTTGAAGGATGGACTTAACTCAATTGAGTTTGTGGAAGGACCTGTAATTGAAGCGATGAAAAAAGGACATATTTTATATATAGATGAGATTAATATGGCAAAATCGGAGACATTACCTATTTTACATAGCGTATTGGATTACCGTAGGATGCTAACTAATCCTTTTACTGGAGAAGTGATTAAAGCGCATCCTGATTTTTCCGTTATTGCGGCGATAAATGAAGGATATATTGGTACGACACCTATGAATGAAGCATTAAAAAATCGTTTTGTATCTTTTTCTATTCCCTATATTTCTGGTGAACTACTTGAAAAACTTTGGGAAGATTTATATCCTTATGCTCCTAAAGAATTGCATACACTTATGTTAAATTTAGCGGATGATTTAATGGAACAAGTGAAGCAAGGATTATTGTCGGAAGAAGCGGCTTCTATTAGAAGTCTACAACATGCTATGGAGCTGTCCCAATTCATTGAACCACTACGAGCAATTACCTATGCTATTGCTGAAAAGTTAGAAGATGAACAAGAGAAAAAGCTAGTATTAGAATTAGCCTCTTCTTGGATGAGGTGA
- a CDS encoding vWA domain-containing protein has protein sequence MPSVNRFIQFNNETIDARQLMHYENVAKALTKNGMLMVSERKLMEFQPEEQMISISVFWRHREQSMMDAGRISDIYLLTEGFWKYFDINAWKAYLSERPVKLAKWMDQLVFCLEEFRLMEKIQKKRVGTVKLFAKRIQMYLAFHKQQLVVNSQKGFLADVFISYIYISLYEGTMHVDGPAIFQQANNIIQKVYENKDSQSSINVVYALYYLLNDYIKEDTLHDYYSILSPFNLPTTPFHYHQGMKDAEAGEEAKKETIEEIFRSWHRENEQENGVHLQYELEHGRDGKADQSISAEEGKEGHDITEIGQGQSAGNTTELKQDEHYKKNSNKAKKAGKSFGKEHIHVVFEEKRLNSTPTSNDKLLLQSYRQEQAPYVKAFVEEMKKRMEQKKIEKRVNLAKGRLSSKQTVLWTEERPKPFYKKTAPSTQLNAVFGLLVDGSASMQDKLEETKKAVLLFHDVLRKLKITHEVVVHYEDAFEASEKSQPNTFEWVHKLEDGQKDNGLQILSIEAHEDNRDGFALRWMGKRIEHRAEQHKFILMFSDGEPSAFGYAQNGIMDTAEAVVELERKNISVLHLFLNDTEASEEQLNLFHLIFGKKTAAASSLEKFSEETLRLLKKMLHHVVKST, from the coding sequence ATGCCCTCTGTTAATCGTTTTATTCAATTTAACAATGAAACAATCGATGCAAGACAACTAATGCATTATGAAAATGTTGCTAAAGCATTAACTAAGAATGGAATGCTGATGGTTAGTGAACGAAAGTTAATGGAATTTCAACCAGAAGAACAAATGATCTCAATCAGTGTCTTTTGGAGACACAGAGAACAAAGTATGATGGATGCAGGAAGAATATCTGATATTTACTTATTAACTGAAGGTTTTTGGAAATATTTTGACATTAATGCATGGAAAGCATATCTCTCTGAACGTCCTGTTAAACTAGCAAAATGGATGGATCAATTAGTCTTTTGTTTAGAAGAATTTCGCTTAATGGAAAAGATCCAGAAAAAAAGAGTAGGTACAGTTAAGCTATTTGCAAAACGAATTCAAATGTACTTGGCTTTTCATAAACAACAATTAGTAGTAAATAGCCAAAAAGGATTTCTAGCAGATGTATTCATTAGTTATATTTATATAAGTCTTTATGAAGGCACGATGCATGTAGATGGGCCAGCAATTTTTCAACAAGCAAATAATATTATACAAAAAGTATATGAAAATAAAGACTCCCAATCATCTATTAACGTTGTGTATGCGTTATATTATTTATTAAATGACTATATAAAAGAAGATACTTTACATGACTATTATTCTATTCTTTCACCTTTTAATCTACCTACAACCCCCTTTCACTATCATCAAGGGATGAAAGATGCTGAAGCTGGGGAAGAGGCAAAGAAAGAAACGATAGAAGAGATATTTCGAAGCTGGCATAGAGAAAATGAACAGGAAAATGGTGTTCATTTGCAATATGAATTGGAGCATGGCAGAGATGGTAAAGCAGATCAAAGTATTTCAGCAGAAGAGGGCAAAGAGGGTCATGATATTACAGAGATTGGACAAGGACAATCAGCTGGCAATACAACAGAATTAAAGCAAGATGAACATTACAAAAAGAATTCAAATAAAGCTAAAAAAGCTGGCAAATCATTTGGAAAAGAGCATATACATGTTGTTTTTGAAGAAAAACGTTTAAATTCGACACCTACTTCAAATGATAAGTTATTATTACAATCATATCGGCAGGAACAAGCTCCTTACGTAAAAGCATTCGTAGAAGAAATGAAAAAACGAATGGAACAGAAAAAGATAGAGAAGCGAGTAAATTTAGCAAAAGGGCGATTATCTTCTAAACAGACAGTACTCTGGACAGAAGAGCGACCAAAGCCGTTTTATAAAAAGACAGCTCCAAGTACGCAACTAAACGCAGTATTCGGATTACTTGTAGATGGATCGGCTTCTATGCAAGATAAGCTGGAGGAAACCAAGAAAGCCGTTCTCTTATTTCATGATGTATTAAGAAAGTTAAAGATCACACATGAAGTAGTTGTCCACTATGAAGATGCATTTGAAGCTTCGGAAAAGAGTCAACCAAATACATTTGAATGGGTTCATAAGTTAGAGGATGGACAAAAAGATAATGGGTTGCAGATTCTTTCAATAGAGGCACATGAAGATAACCGTGATGGATTTGCACTTAGATGGATGGGGAAGAGGATTGAACACAGAGCTGAACAACATAAATTTATTCTCATGTTTTCAGACGGTGAGCCATCTGCATTTGGTTATGCGCAAAATGGCATAATGGATACAGCAGAAGCGGTGGTCGAGCTTGAAAGAAAGAATATTTCCGTTTTGCATTTGTTTTTAAATGATACGGAAGCATCAGAAGAGCAATTAAATTTGTTTCATTTAATCTTTGGAAAAAAGACAGCCGCCGCTTCATCCTTAGAAAAATTTTCAGAAGAAACGTTAAGACTACTAAAGAAAATGCTTCACCATGTAGTGAAAAGTACGTAA